Proteins from one Antennarius striatus isolate MH-2024 chromosome 12, ASM4005453v1, whole genome shotgun sequence genomic window:
- the spryd7b gene encoding SPRY domain-containing protein 7b, which yields MAAIFTCCLGCCGDGGSGHIPLKEMPTVQLDTHHMGTDVVIVKSGRRICGTGGCLANAPLHQNKSYFEFKIQSTGVWGIGVATQKVNLNQVPMGRDINSLVLRHDGSVYHNNEEKNRLPANSLPQEGDIVGITYDHVELNLYLNGKNMHCPASGIRGTVYPVVYVDDSAILDCQFSDFYHTPPQGYEKILFEQQIF from the exons ATGGCAGCGATATTTACGTGTTGCCTAGGCTGTTGCGGGGATGGCGGATCGGGGCATATTCCCCTCAAAGAGATGCCCACCGTTCAGTTAGACACTCACCACATGG GCACAGATGTTGTGATTGTAAAGAGCGGCCGGAGGATATGTGGCACTGGAGGCTGTCTGGCCAACGCTCCTCTGCACCAGAACAAAAGTTATTTTGAGTTTAAAATCCAGTCCACTG GTGTATGGGGAATTGGTGTGGCAACGCAGAAAGTTAATCTTAACCAAGTGCCTATGGGCAGAGACATAAACAGCCTCGTCTTGAGGCATGATGGGTCAGTTTACCACAATAACGAAGAGAAGAACCGTCTACCTGCAAACAGCCTCCCTCAGGAGGGCGACATTGTG GGTATAACGTACGACCATGTGGAGCTGAATTTATATCTGAATGGAAAAAACATGCATTGTCCTGCCTCAGGGATCCGAGGAACTGTATACCCTGTCGTTTATG TGGATGACAGCGCCATCCTAGACTGTCAGTTCAGTGACTTCTATCATACACCTCCACAAGGATATGAGAAGATTCTGTTTGAACAACAGATATTCTAA